In Kogia breviceps isolate mKogBre1 chromosome 7, mKogBre1 haplotype 1, whole genome shotgun sequence, a single window of DNA contains:
- the POLA2 gene encoding DNA polymerase alpha subunit B isoform X2 translates to MAVSAQLLVEELEIFGLECEEALVEKLIELCVLYGQNEEGMASELIAFCTSTHKDCLTSETLNSFEHEFLSKRLSKARLGASKDSGHAGARDIVSIQELIEVEEEEEILLNSYTTPSKGSQKRAITTPETPLTKRSVSTRSPHQLLSPSSFSPSATPSQKYSSRSNRGEVVTSFGSAQVISWSGREGASNISLKVLGYPEPLTGSYKSMFQKLPDIREVLTCKIEELGSELKEHYKIEAFTPVLVTAQEPVTLLGQIGCDSNGKLNHKSVILEGDREHSSGAQIPVDLSELKEYSLFPGQVVVMEGINTTGRKLVATRLYEGVPLPFHQPTEEDGDSEQIMVLVACGPYTTSDSITFDPLLDLITIINRDRPDVCILFGPFLDAKHEQVESCLLTSPFEEVFKQCLRTIIEGTRSSGSHLIFVPSLRDVHHEPVYPQPPFSCSDLLREDKKRVQFVSEPCTLSINGMIFGLTSTDLLLHMGAEEISSSSGTSDRFSRVLKHILTQRSYYPLYPPQEDMAIDYENFYAYAQLPVTPDVFIAPSELRYFVKDILGCICVNPGRLTKGQVGGTFGRLYLRRQPAGAEGRRSPCTAAQVVRI, encoded by the exons ATGGCCGTGTCCGCCCAGCTCTTGGTGGAGGAGTTGGAGATCTTCGGCCTAGAATGCGAGGAAGCTCTGGTTGAGAAGT TGATAGAGCTGTGTGTTCTGTATGGACAGAATGAGGAGGGAATGGCCAGCGAGCTTATAGCCTTCTGCACCAGCACACATAAAGACTGCCTCACCTCAGAGACCCTGAACTCTTTTGAGCACGAG TTTCTGAGCAAAAGATTGTCCAAAGCCAGGCTCGGTGCCTCCAAGGACAGTGGGCATGCGGGAGCCAGAGACATTGTTTCCATACAAGAGCT AATTgaagtggaggaggaagaggagatccTCTTGAACTCTTACACCACACCCTCTAAG GGTTCTCAGAAGCGAGCTATCACCACTCCGGAAACCCCCCTCACAAAAAGGAGCGTGTCTACTCGAAGCCCCCATCAGCTGCTGTCACCATCAAGTTTCTCTCCAAG CGCTACTCCCTCTCAGAAATACAGCTCGAGAAGTAACCGAGGAGAAGTGGTTACCTCCTTTGGCTCAGCACAGGTGATATCTTGGTCTGGGAGAGAAGGAGCCAGTAACATCAGCCTGAAGGTCTTGGGGTATCCAGAGCCACTCACCGGGAGCTACAAATCCATGTTTCAGAAGCTCCCAGACATTCGAGAAG TTCTGACCTGTAAGATAGAAGAACTTGGCAGTGAACTCAAGGAGCATTACAAGATTGAGGCTTTTACTCCTGTTCTAGTCACAGCACAA GAGCCCGTCACCCTGCTGGGCCAGATTGGCTGTGACAGCAACGGGAAGCTGAACCACAAGTCGGTGATTCTTGAGGGAGATCGGGAACATTCCTCAGGCGCTCAGATTCCAGTGGATCTGTCTGAGCTGAAAGAGTATTCTCTGTTTCCCGGACAG GTTGTGGTTATGGAAGGAATCAACACCACTGGTAGAAAACTTGTTGCCACCAGACTCTACGAG GGCGTGCCACTTCCGTTCCACCAGCCCACTGAAGAGGATGGAG attctgaGCAAATCATGGTCCTGGTGGCCTGTGGGCCATACACCACATCTGACAGCATCACGTTTGACCCCCTGCTCGACCTGATCACCATCATCAACCGCGACCGGCCCGACGTCTGCATCCTG TTTGGACCTTTCCTGGATGCTAAGCATGAACAGGTAGAG AGCTGTCTACTGACAAGCCCATTTGAAGAAGTTTTCAAGCAATGTCTGCGAACGATTATTGAAGGGACGCGAAG CTCCGGCTCACACCTCATCTTCGTCCCATCACTGAGAGACGTGCACCACGAGCCCGTGTACCCACAGCCGCCCTTCAGCTGCTCCGACCTGCTTCGGGAGGACAAAAAG CGAGTGCAGTTTGTGTCCGAGCCCTGCACGCTCTCCATAAATGGAATGATCTTTGGCTTGACATCCACCGATCTGCTGCTCCACATGGGGGCTGAGGAGATCAGTAG TTCTTCCGGAACCTCGGACAGGTTCAGCCGGGTACTCAAGCACATCCTGACCCAGCGGAG CTACTACCCGCTCTACCCTCCCCAGGAGGACATGGCCATCGACTATGAGAATTTCTATGCCTATGCACAGCTGCCCGTCACCCCCGATGTCTTCATAGCCCCTTCAGAGCTGAGATACTTTGTGAAG gACATCCTTGGCTGCATCTGTGTGAACCCCGGGCGCCTCACCAAAGGACAGGTGGGGGGCACCTTCGGCCGACTCTACCTCAGGAGGCAGCCTGCGGGCGCCGAGGGCAGGCGGAGCCCATGTACTGCCGCCCAGGTGGTCAGGATCTGA
- the POLA2 gene encoding DNA polymerase alpha subunit B isoform X1, whose translation MAVSAQLLVEELEIFGLECEEALVEKLIELCVLYGQNEEGMASELIAFCTSTHKDCLTSETLNSFEHEFLSKRLSKARLGASKDSGHAGARDIVSIQELIEVEEEEEILLNSYTTPSKGSQKRAITTPETPLTKRSVSTRSPHQLLSPSSFSPSATPSQKYSSRSNRGEVVTSFGSAQVISWSGREGASNISLKVLGYPEPLTGSYKSMFQKLPDIREVLTCKIEELGSELKEHYKIEAFTPVLVTAQEPVTLLGQIGCDSNGKLNHKSVILEGDREHSSGAQIPVDLSELKEYSLFPGQVVVMEGINTTGRKLVATRLYEGVPLPFHQPTEEDGDSEQIMVLVACGPYTTSDSITFDPLLDLITIINRDRPDVCILFGPFLDAKHEQVESCLLTSPFEEVFKQCLRTIIEGTRSSSGSHLIFVPSLRDVHHEPVYPQPPFSCSDLLREDKKRVQFVSEPCTLSINGMIFGLTSTDLLLHMGAEEISSSSGTSDRFSRVLKHILTQRSYYPLYPPQEDMAIDYENFYAYAQLPVTPDVFIAPSELRYFVKDILGCICVNPGRLTKGQVGGTFGRLYLRRQPAGAEGRRSPCTAAQVVRI comes from the exons ATGGCCGTGTCCGCCCAGCTCTTGGTGGAGGAGTTGGAGATCTTCGGCCTAGAATGCGAGGAAGCTCTGGTTGAGAAGT TGATAGAGCTGTGTGTTCTGTATGGACAGAATGAGGAGGGAATGGCCAGCGAGCTTATAGCCTTCTGCACCAGCACACATAAAGACTGCCTCACCTCAGAGACCCTGAACTCTTTTGAGCACGAG TTTCTGAGCAAAAGATTGTCCAAAGCCAGGCTCGGTGCCTCCAAGGACAGTGGGCATGCGGGAGCCAGAGACATTGTTTCCATACAAGAGCT AATTgaagtggaggaggaagaggagatccTCTTGAACTCTTACACCACACCCTCTAAG GGTTCTCAGAAGCGAGCTATCACCACTCCGGAAACCCCCCTCACAAAAAGGAGCGTGTCTACTCGAAGCCCCCATCAGCTGCTGTCACCATCAAGTTTCTCTCCAAG CGCTACTCCCTCTCAGAAATACAGCTCGAGAAGTAACCGAGGAGAAGTGGTTACCTCCTTTGGCTCAGCACAGGTGATATCTTGGTCTGGGAGAGAAGGAGCCAGTAACATCAGCCTGAAGGTCTTGGGGTATCCAGAGCCACTCACCGGGAGCTACAAATCCATGTTTCAGAAGCTCCCAGACATTCGAGAAG TTCTGACCTGTAAGATAGAAGAACTTGGCAGTGAACTCAAGGAGCATTACAAGATTGAGGCTTTTACTCCTGTTCTAGTCACAGCACAA GAGCCCGTCACCCTGCTGGGCCAGATTGGCTGTGACAGCAACGGGAAGCTGAACCACAAGTCGGTGATTCTTGAGGGAGATCGGGAACATTCCTCAGGCGCTCAGATTCCAGTGGATCTGTCTGAGCTGAAAGAGTATTCTCTGTTTCCCGGACAG GTTGTGGTTATGGAAGGAATCAACACCACTGGTAGAAAACTTGTTGCCACCAGACTCTACGAG GGCGTGCCACTTCCGTTCCACCAGCCCACTGAAGAGGATGGAG attctgaGCAAATCATGGTCCTGGTGGCCTGTGGGCCATACACCACATCTGACAGCATCACGTTTGACCCCCTGCTCGACCTGATCACCATCATCAACCGCGACCGGCCCGACGTCTGCATCCTG TTTGGACCTTTCCTGGATGCTAAGCATGAACAGGTAGAG AGCTGTCTACTGACAAGCCCATTTGAAGAAGTTTTCAAGCAATGTCTGCGAACGATTATTGAAGGGACGCGAAG TAGCTCCGGCTCACACCTCATCTTCGTCCCATCACTGAGAGACGTGCACCACGAGCCCGTGTACCCACAGCCGCCCTTCAGCTGCTCCGACCTGCTTCGGGAGGACAAAAAG CGAGTGCAGTTTGTGTCCGAGCCCTGCACGCTCTCCATAAATGGAATGATCTTTGGCTTGACATCCACCGATCTGCTGCTCCACATGGGGGCTGAGGAGATCAGTAG TTCTTCCGGAACCTCGGACAGGTTCAGCCGGGTACTCAAGCACATCCTGACCCAGCGGAG CTACTACCCGCTCTACCCTCCCCAGGAGGACATGGCCATCGACTATGAGAATTTCTATGCCTATGCACAGCTGCCCGTCACCCCCGATGTCTTCATAGCCCCTTCAGAGCTGAGATACTTTGTGAAG gACATCCTTGGCTGCATCTGTGTGAACCCCGGGCGCCTCACCAAAGGACAGGTGGGGGGCACCTTCGGCCGACTCTACCTCAGGAGGCAGCCTGCGGGCGCCGAGGGCAGGCGGAGCCCATGTACTGCCGCCCAGGTGGTCAGGATCTGA